A single window of Neisseria chenwenguii DNA harbors:
- a CDS encoding DEAD/DEAH box helicase has protein sequence MSIKFADLNLDKNILSALKSAGYESPTPIQAQSVPVALEGRDIMASAQTGSGKTAAFLLPTLQRLIRRSEKNGKGPRALVLTPTRELAAQVEKNALTYAQNMKWFRTVSIVGGASFGYQTRALGKPVDLIVATPGRLMDLMNSGKVDFERLEVLILDEADRMLDMGFIDDIETIVEATPEDRQTLLFSATWDGAVGKLARKLTKNPEVIEVERVDDQGKIEEQLLYCDDMRHKNRLLDHILRDANIDQCVIFTSTKAMTEVLADDLYEKGFAANCLHGDMPQGWRNRTLMDLRKGRCKILVATDVAARGIDVPTITHVINYDLPKQAEDYVHRIGRTGRAGRTGIAITFAEVNEYVKVHKIEKYINRKLNEVIVEGMEPTRKRKAAGGKPKGKGGWSGKGGWGDRKFGDKKDGKKFGGKREGGFGGKSEGFKKRSDGFKGKRKSDGGKGGFQKPARKA, from the coding sequence ATGTCTATCAAGTTCGCCGATTTAAACCTCGATAAAAACATTCTTTCCGCACTCAAAAGCGCAGGCTATGAATCTCCGACCCCGATTCAGGCGCAATCCGTGCCCGTCGCGCTGGAAGGCCGCGATATTATGGCTTCGGCGCAAACCGGTTCGGGCAAAACCGCTGCGTTTCTGCTGCCGACCCTGCAACGGCTGATCCGCCGCAGCGAGAAAAACGGCAAAGGCCCGCGCGCGCTGGTGCTCACACCGACCCGCGAGCTGGCGGCGCAGGTGGAAAAAAACGCGCTGACTTACGCGCAGAATATGAAATGGTTCCGCACCGTCAGCATCGTCGGCGGCGCATCGTTCGGCTACCAAACCCGCGCGTTGGGCAAGCCCGTCGATTTAATCGTCGCCACGCCCGGCCGTCTGATGGATTTGATGAACAGCGGCAAAGTCGATTTCGAGCGCTTGGAAGTGCTGATTCTCGACGAAGCCGACCGTATGCTGGACATGGGTTTTATCGACGACATCGAAACCATCGTTGAAGCTACCCCCGAAGACCGCCAAACCCTGCTGTTTTCCGCCACTTGGGATGGTGCGGTAGGTAAATTGGCGCGCAAACTGACCAAAAATCCCGAAGTGATTGAAGTGGAGCGTGTGGACGACCAAGGCAAAATCGAAGAGCAATTATTGTATTGCGACGACATGCGCCACAAAAACCGCCTGCTCGACCATATTTTGCGCGATGCCAACATCGACCAATGCGTGATTTTCACCTCAACCAAAGCCATGACCGAAGTTTTGGCCGACGATTTGTATGAAAAAGGCTTTGCCGCCAACTGTTTGCACGGCGATATGCCGCAGGGCTGGCGCAACCGCACGCTGATGGATTTGCGCAAAGGCCGTTGCAAAATCCTAGTCGCCACCGACGTCGCCGCGCGCGGAATCGACGTGCCGACCATTACCCATGTGATCAACTACGACCTGCCGAAACAGGCCGAAGACTACGTCCACCGCATCGGCCGCACCGGCCGCGCCGGCCGCACGGGTATTGCGATTACCTTTGCCGAGGTCAACGAATACGTCAAAGTGCACAAAATCGAAAAATACATCAACCGCAAGCTGAACGAAGTCATCGTCGAAGGCATGGAACCGACCCGCAAACGCAAAGCCGCAGGCGGCAAGCCCAAAGGCAAAGGCGGTTGGAGCGGCAAAGGCGGCTGGGGCGACCGTAAATTCGGAGACAAAAAAGACGGCAAAAAATTCGGCGGAAAACGCGAAGGCGGTTTCGGCGGAAAATCCGAAGGCTTCAAGAAACGCAGCGACGGATTCAAAGGCAAGCGCAAAAGCGACGGCGGCAAAGGCGGTTTCCAAAAACCGGCCCGCAAAGCCTGA
- the ubiE gene encoding bifunctional demethylmenaquinone methyltransferase/2-methoxy-6-polyprenyl-1,4-benzoquinol methylase UbiE translates to MSDHKTHFGFSTVDENEKAGKVAEVFHSVAKNYDIMNDVMSGGLHRVWKHFTINTARLKKGDKVLDIAGGTGDLSRGWAKRVGKEGEVWLTDINSSMLTVGRDRLLNEGLILPVSLADAEKLPFPDNYFNLVSVAFGLRNMTHKDTALKEMHRVLKPGGTLLVLEFSKVYKPLEGAYDLYSFKLLPLMGKLIAKDADSYQYLAESIRMHPDQETLKQMMLDAGFDSVGYHNMSAGIVALHKGVKY, encoded by the coding sequence ATGAGCGATCACAAAACCCACTTCGGTTTCAGCACCGTTGACGAAAACGAAAAAGCCGGAAAAGTCGCCGAAGTGTTTCATTCGGTTGCGAAAAACTATGACATTATGAACGACGTCATGTCGGGCGGCCTGCACCGCGTATGGAAACATTTCACCATCAACACCGCGCGCCTGAAAAAAGGCGACAAAGTGCTCGACATTGCCGGCGGTACCGGCGATTTGTCGCGCGGCTGGGCGAAACGCGTGGGTAAAGAGGGCGAAGTCTGGCTGACCGACATCAATTCTTCCATGCTGACCGTAGGCCGCGACCGCCTGCTCAACGAAGGGCTGATCCTGCCCGTGTCGCTGGCGGACGCGGAAAAACTGCCGTTTCCCGACAATTATTTCAACCTCGTCTCCGTCGCGTTCGGCCTGCGCAACATGACCCACAAAGACACCGCGCTCAAAGAAATGCACCGTGTTTTGAAACCGGGCGGCACGCTGTTGGTGTTGGAATTTTCCAAAGTCTATAAACCGCTGGAAGGCGCATACGACCTGTATTCCTTCAAACTGTTGCCGCTGATGGGCAAGCTGATTGCCAAAGATGCGGACAGTTACCAATATCTTGCCGAGTCGATCCGCATGCATCCCGATCAGGAAACGCTCAAGCAGATGATGCTCGACGCGGGCTTTGACAGCGTGGGCTACCACAACATGAGCGCGGGCATTGTGGCGCTGCATAAAGGCGTGAAATACTGA
- a CDS encoding NAD(+) kinase codes for MKSPFQNIGIVARPDTPNIQDTARALIDFLLGKGLTVYLDEAAAEEQSVYPEDVPRCCVASKTDLGKNCDLVVVLGGDGTFLSAAREVAPRAVPVIGINQGRLGFLTQISRENMAEGLTPVLEGQYLPEERILLEVFLMRDGEECGRSLALNDTVLSRGGAGQMIEFEVFINGQFVYTQRSDGLIVSTPTGSTAYSLAAGGPILQPGLRIFTLVPICPQSMTNRPIAVADTSEIEILVTKSGDARVHFDGQLFLDIQNFDRIRIRRYHNPLRVLHPNDYQYFKTLRQKLHWGEQLI; via the coding sequence ATGAAAAGCCCTTTCCAAAACATCGGCATCGTCGCCCGTCCCGACACGCCGAACATCCAAGACACCGCCCGTGCCCTGATTGATTTTCTGCTCGGCAAAGGACTTACCGTCTATCTCGACGAAGCCGCCGCCGAAGAGCAGTCGGTTTACCCCGAAGACGTGCCGCGCTGCTGCGTCGCCAGCAAAACCGATTTGGGGAAAAACTGCGATTTGGTCGTCGTCCTCGGCGGCGACGGCACTTTCCTTTCCGCAGCCCGCGAAGTCGCCCCCCGCGCCGTGCCCGTTATCGGCATCAACCAAGGCCGACTCGGCTTCCTCACCCAAATTTCGCGCGAAAACATGGCCGAAGGGCTGACACCCGTTTTAGAAGGCCAATACCTGCCCGAAGAGCGGATTCTGCTGGAAGTTTTCCTGATGCGCGACGGCGAAGAATGCGGACGTTCGCTCGCGCTCAACGACACCGTCCTCTCGCGCGGCGGCGCAGGACAAATGATTGAATTTGAAGTATTTATCAACGGCCAATTTGTGTACACCCAGCGTTCGGACGGCTTGATCGTCTCCACCCCCACCGGCTCCACCGCCTACTCGCTGGCCGCCGGCGGCCCCATCCTCCAACCCGGTCTGCGCATTTTCACGCTCGTGCCCATCTGCCCGCAATCCATGACCAACCGCCCGATTGCCGTCGCCGACACATCCGAAATCGAAATTTTAGTGACCAAAAGCGGCGACGCCCGCGTCCATTTCGACGGGCAGTTGTTCCTCGACATCCAAAACTTCGACCGCATCCGTATCCGCCGCTACCACAACCCGCTGCGCGTCCTGCATCCGAACGACTACCAATATTTCAAAACCCTGCGCCAAAAGCTGCATTGGGGCGAACAGCTGATATAA
- a CDS encoding cytochrome b6 yields the protein MNADLQIRAHTRYAFAAIVLMLLAFASFVALKLLPLGLSPKVQKTAVETSLYALVLFTVAGGAFSMRVAVLRKRLGK from the coding sequence ATGAATGCCGATTTGCAAATCCGCGCCCATACCCGTTATGCGTTTGCCGCAATTGTTTTGATGCTGCTGGCGTTTGCCTCTTTTGTAGCGCTGAAACTGCTGCCGCTGGGTTTGAGCCCGAAAGTGCAGAAAACCGCCGTCGAAACATCGCTGTATGCGCTGGTATTGTTTACTGTGGCGGGCGGCGCGTTTTCCATGCGCGTGGCGGTTTTGCGCAAACGGCTCGGAAAATAA
- the trmB gene encoding tRNA (guanosine(46)-N7)-methyltransferase TrmB: protein MTETDQNYSQNDHQTPEHHRSIRSFVLRQGHMTAAQQRAIDTLWPQFGIDYQNSPVDLNRRFGRSNPKVLEIGFGMGGATVEIAKRLPGHDFLAIDVHGPGVGNILKLIGEEQVGNIRVMRHDAVEVVENMVADGALDGIHIFFPDPWHKKRHNKRRLVQTPFVAKLLPKLKTGGYIHLATDWEEYAVQMLEVLSGFDSLQNTADGYASTPAYRPETKFEARGKRLGHGVWDLVFKRVK from the coding sequence ATGACAGAAACCGATCAAAACTATTCCCAAAACGACCACCAAACGCCTGAACACCACCGCAGCATCCGCAGTTTTGTCTTGCGGCAAGGCCACATGACCGCCGCACAGCAGCGCGCCATCGACACCCTCTGGCCGCAGTTCGGCATCGACTATCAAAACAGCCCGGTCGATTTAAACCGACGCTTCGGGCGCAGCAATCCCAAAGTGCTGGAAATCGGCTTCGGCATGGGAGGGGCAACCGTAGAAATCGCCAAACGCCTGCCCGGGCACGATTTTCTCGCCATCGACGTCCACGGCCCGGGTGTCGGCAATATTTTGAAACTGATTGGAGAAGAGCAGGTCGGTAACATCCGCGTCATGCGCCACGATGCGGTGGAAGTGGTCGAAAACATGGTTGCCGACGGCGCACTCGACGGCATCCACATTTTCTTTCCCGATCCGTGGCACAAAAAACGCCACAACAAACGCCGCCTCGTGCAAACCCCGTTTGTCGCCAAACTCCTGCCCAAGCTGAAAACCGGCGGTTATATCCATCTGGCGACCGACTGGGAAGAATACGCCGTGCAGATGCTGGAAGTGTTGAGCGGTTTCGACAGCCTGCAAAACACTGCCGACGGTTACGCCTCCACGCCCGCCTACCGCCCCGAAACCAAATTCGAAGCCCGCGGCAAACGCTTGGGGCACGGCGTATGGGATTTGGTATTCAAGCGTGTGAAGTAG
- a CDS encoding gamma-butyrobetaine hydroxylase-like domain-containing protein, with product MTTEMHIPEEIRLQPGRVGLTLVYGGEAKSLSAEFLRVYSPSAEVRGHAPGQEVLQTGKAGVTVMGLEPVGQYALKITFSDGHDSGLYDWPYLYKLAHHHDEMWADYMRRMELAGASRISTAADAAPKKSGHACGSGGCSGHH from the coding sequence ATGACAACCGAAATGCACATCCCCGAAGAAATCCGCTTGCAGCCGGGCCGGGTAGGGCTGACGCTGGTTTACGGCGGCGAGGCGAAAAGCCTGAGCGCCGAATTTCTGCGCGTTTATTCGCCCAGCGCCGAAGTGCGCGGCCATGCACCCGGTCAGGAAGTTTTGCAGACCGGCAAAGCGGGCGTTACCGTTATGGGCTTGGAACCCGTCGGCCAATATGCGCTCAAAATCACGTTTTCAGACGGCCACGACAGTGGTTTGTACGATTGGCCGTATCTCTACAAACTGGCGCATCATCACGACGAAATGTGGGCGGACTATATGCGCCGCATGGAATTGGCGGGCGCATCGCGAATCTCCACGGCGGCCGATGCCGCACCGAAAAAATCAGGTCATGCCTGCGGCAGCGGCGGTTGCAGCGGCCATCATTAA
- the hemE gene encoding uroporphyrinogen decarboxylase yields MTALKNDTFLRALLKQPVEYTPVWMMRQAGRYLPEYKATRAQAGSFLDLCKNTELATEVTIQPLERFDLDAAILFSDILTVPDAMGLGLYFAEGEGPKFERPLQHETDIAKLDVPDMARLDYVFDAVRSIRKALNGRVPLIGFSGSPFTLACYMVEGGSSKEFRTIKTMMYSRPDLLHKILDVNARAVTSYLNTQIDAGAQAVQIFDTWGGVLSDAAFKEFSLRYMQQIVGGLKRESEGRRVPVIVFAKGGGLWLEAMADIGADALGLDWTCSIGEARRRVGGKVALQGNFDPFALFGTPESIRAEAARILADFGSGSGHVFNLGHGINQHADPEHAKILVDAVHELSRRYHR; encoded by the coding sequence ATGACCGCTTTAAAAAACGATACCTTTTTACGCGCCCTGTTGAAACAGCCGGTCGAATACACGCCGGTTTGGATGATGCGTCAGGCAGGCCGTTATCTGCCCGAATACAAAGCCACGCGCGCACAGGCGGGCAGTTTTCTCGATTTGTGCAAAAATACCGAACTGGCGACGGAAGTCACCATCCAGCCTTTGGAACGCTTTGATTTAGACGCAGCGATTTTGTTTTCCGATATTCTGACCGTGCCCGATGCGATGGGCTTGGGACTGTATTTCGCCGAGGGCGAAGGGCCGAAATTCGAGCGTCCGCTGCAACACGAAACTGATATTGCCAAGCTCGACGTTCCCGATATGGCACGTTTGGACTATGTGTTCGATGCGGTGCGCTCTATCCGTAAGGCTTTAAACGGCCGTGTGCCGCTGATCGGTTTTTCCGGCAGCCCGTTCACGCTGGCCTGCTATATGGTTGAGGGCGGCAGCAGCAAAGAATTCCGCACCATCAAAACCATGATGTATTCGCGCCCCGATTTGCTGCACAAAATTTTAGACGTCAACGCCCGCGCCGTAACCTCATACCTCAATACCCAAATCGACGCGGGCGCGCAGGCCGTGCAGATTTTCGACACTTGGGGCGGCGTGTTAAGCGACGCGGCGTTTAAAGAATTCAGCCTGCGCTATATGCAGCAGATTGTCGGCGGTTTGAAACGCGAAAGCGAAGGCCGCCGCGTGCCCGTGATTGTGTTCGCCAAAGGCGGCGGTTTGTGGCTGGAAGCGATGGCCGATATCGGCGCAGACGCGCTGGGTTTGGACTGGACGTGCAGCATCGGCGAAGCCCGCCGCCGCGTGGGTGGGAAAGTTGCGCTGCAAGGCAATTTCGACCCGTTTGCACTGTTCGGCACACCCGAATCCATCCGCGCCGAAGCCGCGCGGATTTTGGCGGATTTCGGCAGCGGCAGCGGCCATGTGTTCAATCTCGGCCACGGCATCAACCAACACGCCGACCCCGAACACGCCAAAATTCTGGTCGATGCGGTGCACGAATTGTCCCGCCGGTATCACCGTTGA
- a CDS encoding class I SAM-dependent methyltransferase, translated as MTDITPFANRLGKNIKHLMKWAKRNGIEAWRVYDRDIPQFPFAVDVYGGQIHLQEYDTGWLMQSEEYEAWLAEVLEAVVFVTGFPSEHIHLKRRKRQKGVQQYEKTGRQGEDFVIVENGRKFWVNLDKYLDTGLFLDHRNTRKKVGETAAGKRFLNLFSYTGSFTVYAATGGAVCSETVDLSNTYLDWARRNFALNGIDEAAHKIVRADVFQYFQMASSEGKQFDLIVMDPPSFSNSKKMPGILDIQLDQQKLITGAMRLLASDGLLYFSNNLRSFTLDEAVCEQYRVKDVSKQSVPEDFRNKKIHQCWEIRHR; from the coding sequence ATGACCGACATTACCCCGTTTGCCAACCGTTTGGGCAAAAACATCAAACACCTCATGAAATGGGCCAAGCGCAACGGCATCGAAGCCTGGCGCGTTTACGACCGCGACATCCCGCAGTTTCCCTTTGCCGTCGATGTGTACGGCGGCCAAATCCATCTTCAGGAATACGACACCGGCTGGCTGATGCAGTCCGAAGAATACGAAGCCTGGCTCGCCGAAGTATTGGAAGCCGTTGTTTTTGTTACTGGATTTCCGTCCGAACACATCCACCTCAAACGCCGCAAACGCCAAAAGGGCGTGCAGCAGTATGAAAAAACCGGCCGGCAGGGCGAAGATTTCGTCATCGTCGAAAACGGGCGCAAATTCTGGGTCAACCTCGACAAATACCTCGACACCGGCCTGTTTCTCGACCACCGCAACACCCGCAAAAAAGTTGGCGAAACCGCCGCGGGCAAACGCTTCCTCAACCTGTTTTCCTATACCGGCAGCTTCACCGTTTACGCGGCCACCGGCGGTGCGGTTTGCAGCGAAACCGTCGATTTGTCAAACACCTACCTCGATTGGGCACGGCGCAATTTCGCACTCAACGGCATAGACGAAGCCGCGCATAAAATCGTCCGCGCCGACGTGTTCCAATATTTTCAGATGGCCTCAAGCGAAGGAAAACAATTCGACCTGATCGTGATGGATCCGCCCAGCTTCTCAAACAGCAAAAAAATGCCCGGCATTCTCGACATCCAGCTCGACCAGCAAAAGCTCATCACCGGCGCCATGCGCCTGCTCGCTTCGGACGGCCTGCTCTATTTTTCCAACAACCTGCGCAGTTTTACCCTCGATGAGGCCGTCTGCGAACAATACCGCGTAAAAGACGTTTCCAAACAATCGGTTCCCGAAGATTTCCGCAATAAAAAAATCCACCAATGTTGGGAAATCCGGCACCGGTAA
- a CDS encoding methionine-binding protein gives MNKLLIASTLLLGGCLYQETPFGRTAAIDLPLHNQTTINKTVTVNAPPGTTVILQDSMPVGYPRPYPPRPYYRYHGNRVLPIP, from the coding sequence ATGAACAAACTCCTCATTGCAAGCACACTCCTGCTTGGCGGCTGCCTCTATCAAGAAACCCCGTTCGGCCGCACCGCCGCCATCGACCTGCCGCTGCACAACCAAACCACCATCAACAAAACCGTTACCGTCAATGCCCCGCCGGGCACCACCGTCATCCTCCAAGACAGCATGCCGGTCGGCTATCCGCGACCTTATCCGCCGCGCCCGTATTACCGCTATCACGGAAACCGGGTGCTGCCGATTCCATAG
- a CDS encoding tetratricopeptide repeat protein yields the protein MDNQVESFYQQAQVLLLRDPPDYENAVPLLKRAVQAGHAEAAFQLAACMFAGNGIEADFAHGVKLLELAALKGHLYARYNLLQIQAQQGAQTKDQFARYLDLARQGLAEAQLWVMRAYSDGGAENEALAWAEKAAAQGHPQAFYFLAHHYQYAAQPALQKARELYHQAAERGLTAAHWQLGLQYRYGQGVAQDAQRAAFHLKAAAENGLPQAQTALAEILLPNDAEQALHWFQTASDAGSSDADAALAEIYLLGKHVPRDAEKARLLAERAAESGHSDGLRLLGDIYRYGLGVETDAEKARQYYRKAADAGNIAAYQKLLSDSALNNQSDYSETKAAALKLQQAEALYQQANAAHYGLMQQQNYAEALSFYRKAAQLGHRKAQTNLGMMYYSAQGVAQDYAQAAQWFEAAALQGDTMAQYNLACLHFHGMGVPRNAETACTWLQRAINGGHSERDTLGALLAEWKKAV from the coding sequence ATGGACAACCAAGTCGAATCTTTCTACCAACAGGCGCAGGTGTTGCTGCTGCGCGACCCGCCTGATTACGAAAACGCCGTGCCGCTGTTGAAACGCGCCGTTCAGGCAGGTCATGCCGAAGCCGCGTTCCAGCTTGCCGCCTGCATGTTTGCGGGTAACGGCATCGAAGCTGATTTCGCCCACGGCGTGAAATTGCTCGAATTGGCCGCGCTCAAAGGCCATCTCTACGCGCGTTACAACCTGCTGCAAATCCAAGCGCAGCAGGGCGCGCAGACGAAAGACCAGTTTGCCCGCTATCTTGATCTGGCGCGGCAGGGTTTGGCCGAAGCGCAGCTTTGGGTAATGCGCGCATACAGCGACGGCGGCGCCGAAAACGAAGCGCTGGCGTGGGCGGAAAAAGCCGCTGCACAAGGCCATCCGCAGGCGTTTTATTTTCTGGCGCACCACTACCAATACGCAGCCCAACCCGCTTTGCAGAAAGCGCGCGAGTTGTACCACCAAGCTGCCGAACGCGGTCTGACCGCCGCCCATTGGCAGCTCGGCCTGCAATACCGCTACGGGCAGGGCGTTGCCCAAGATGCGCAACGCGCCGCGTTCCATCTCAAAGCCGCCGCCGAAAACGGCCTGCCACAGGCACAGACCGCGCTGGCGGAAATTCTGCTGCCAAACGATGCCGAACAGGCGCTGCATTGGTTTCAGACGGCCTCTGATGCGGGCAGCAGCGATGCCGATGCTGCATTGGCCGAAATTTATCTCTTGGGTAAACACGTGCCGCGCGACGCGGAAAAAGCCCGCCTGCTGGCCGAGCGCGCCGCCGAAAGCGGTCATTCAGACGGTCTGCGGCTGTTGGGCGACATTTACCGCTACGGATTGGGCGTTGAAACCGATGCCGAAAAAGCGCGTCAGTATTACCGCAAAGCCGCCGATGCGGGCAACATCGCCGCCTATCAAAAGCTGCTGTCCGACAGCGCTTTAAACAACCAAAGCGACTACAGCGAAACCAAAGCCGCCGCGCTGAAACTCCAGCAGGCAGAAGCTCTTTACCAGCAGGCCAACGCCGCCCATTACGGCCTGATGCAGCAGCAGAATTACGCCGAAGCGCTGTCGTTTTACCGCAAAGCCGCGCAGTTGGGGCACCGCAAAGCGCAAACCAACCTCGGCATGATGTATTACAGCGCACAAGGCGTGGCGCAGGATTACGCACAGGCCGCACAATGGTTTGAAGCCGCCGCGCTGCAAGGCGATACCATGGCGCAATATAACCTCGCCTGCCTGCATTTTCACGGTATGGGCGTGCCCCGCAATGCCGAAACCGCCTGCACATGGCTGCAACGCGCCATCAACGGCGGCCACAGCGAACGCGATACGCTGGGCGCGCTACTGGCCGAATGGAAAAAGGCCGTCTGA
- a CDS encoding heme biosynthesis HemY N-terminal domain-containing protein: MKSVIWIVILFAVAVGMALISGVYNGNVYVVAGQTMLRVNLHAFIFGLIVTVVLLYFLVRLLAGIINVPGRMQRFGTARKGRQAAAALNSAGLSYFEGRFEKAEEEAAKVLANREAGDNRMLALMLGAHAADQMDDLALRDRYLSDISMLPQKQQLSRYLLLTESALGRRDYPTAEQNLQAAAQLNPNLTRLVRLQLRYAFDNGNALEVLNKAEKLAKAGAISDFEAAQYQTWAYRRLLALASDANGLKSCLKRIPENLKAGELCVEIAGKYERLGLYAQAVKWVNQYYPQNQQVELLEPFVDSVRYLSDRDQQKAIDTADSWLKARPDNAQLLMYLGQLAYGKKLWGKAQGYLEASIAIKPAVAAHLALARVFDETEQPQKAEAQRKLALEIVADEEETPLLEKK; this comes from the coding sequence ATGAAAAGTGTAATTTGGATTGTCATCCTGTTTGCCGTCGCCGTCGGCATGGCGCTGATTTCGGGCGTGTATAACGGCAATGTTTATGTGGTGGCAGGGCAGACCATGCTGCGCGTCAACCTTCATGCCTTTATTTTCGGGCTGATTGTTACCGTTGTTTTGCTGTATTTTCTCGTGCGGCTTTTGGCGGGTATTATAAACGTACCCGGCCGTATGCAGCGCTTCGGTACCGCCCGCAAAGGCCGTCAGGCTGCGGCGGCGCTCAACAGCGCGGGTTTGTCGTATTTTGAAGGCCGCTTTGAAAAAGCCGAAGAAGAGGCTGCGAAAGTGTTGGCCAACCGCGAGGCGGGCGACAACCGCATGCTGGCGCTGATGCTGGGTGCGCACGCCGCCGACCAAATGGACGATCTTGCCTTGCGTGACCGCTATTTGAGCGATATTTCCATGTTGCCGCAAAAACAGCAGCTTTCCCGCTATCTGCTTTTGACTGAATCCGCTTTGGGACGCCGCGATTATCCGACTGCCGAGCAAAACCTTCAGGCCGCCGCGCAGCTAAACCCCAATCTGACCCGCCTGGTGCGTCTGCAACTGCGTTATGCGTTTGATAACGGCAATGCGCTGGAAGTGTTGAACAAAGCCGAGAAGCTGGCAAAAGCGGGCGCCATCAGCGATTTTGAGGCCGCGCAATACCAAACTTGGGCATACCGCCGCCTGTTGGCACTGGCTTCCGATGCAAACGGCCTGAAATCCTGTTTGAAACGTATTCCCGAAAACCTCAAAGCCGGTGAACTTTGCGTGGAAATCGCCGGCAAATACGAACGCTTGGGTCTGTATGCGCAGGCGGTGAAATGGGTGAACCAGTATTATCCGCAAAACCAACAGGTTGAACTGCTCGAACCGTTTGTGGACAGCGTGCGCTACCTGAGCGACCGCGACCAGCAGAAAGCTATCGACACCGCCGATTCATGGCTGAAAGCCCGTCCGGATAATGCGCAGCTTCTGATGTATCTCGGCCAGCTCGCCTACGGTAAAAAACTGTGGGGCAAGGCGCAGGGCTATTTGGAAGCCAGCATCGCCATCAAGCCTGCCGTTGCCGCCCATCTGGCTTTGGCACGCGTGTTCGACGAAACCGAGCAGCCGCAAAAAGCCGAAGCCCAACGCAAACTGGCTTTGGAAATTGTGGCCGACGAGGAAGAAACGCCGCTTTTGGAAAAGAAATAA